In Bradyrhizobium guangxiense, the following are encoded in one genomic region:
- the soxX gene encoding sulfur oxidation c-type cytochrome SoxX gives MRHSLVAAFALCVLAGSAMAQQPAKEPIKLDIVSDSLPKSLTGSPGNADAGKKVFLTRTLGNCLACHQVTSLKSEEFHGEFGPSLDGVAGRYTEAQLRLIVADPKRIFTDTVMPAFFKNEGLSRVRPEFVGKSILTAAQVEDVIAFLKTLN, from the coding sequence ATGCGGCACTCGCTTGTGGCTGCGTTTGCACTGTGCGTGTTGGCCGGCAGCGCCATGGCGCAACAGCCGGCCAAGGAGCCGATCAAGCTCGACATTGTCAGCGATTCGCTACCAAAATCCCTGACCGGTTCGCCCGGCAATGCCGATGCCGGCAAGAAGGTGTTTTTGACCCGCACGCTCGGCAACTGCCTGGCGTGTCACCAGGTCACCAGCCTGAAATCCGAGGAATTCCACGGCGAGTTCGGTCCGTCGCTCGACGGCGTGGCCGGCCGCTACACCGAGGCGCAATTGCGCCTCATCGTCGCCGATCCCAAGCGCATCTTCACCGACACCGTCATGCCGGCGTTCTTCAAGAACGAGGGCCTGAGCCGGGTGCGCCCGGAATTCGTCGGCAAGTCCATACTGACGGCCGCGCAGGTCGAGGACGTCATCGCATTTCTCAAGACGCTGAACTGA
- the soxA gene encoding sulfur oxidation c-type cytochrome SoxA, with protein MLTRSVWFAAAVVTFASFASCASAQDAERKGIPAPSGHVFKTIISGYEFRSKETRALQDDDLENPGFLAVERAADLWKKVEGADGKSCMSCHGQAEASMKGVGAAMPKWDDKLKKPVNLEQRINICRTDHMKAEPWKFKSQELTDMTAFVRYQSHGMPVTVKSDGLMSPWFERGKQIYYTRFGQLDLACESCHERNNGKFMRADFLSQGQTNGFPTYRLRDQRVVPLHERFEGCMFDVRAEPFKPLSDEFLALELYVAWRGIGLPVETPSVRN; from the coding sequence ATGCTGACGCGATCTGTTTGGTTCGCTGCTGCGGTCGTTACTTTCGCATCGTTCGCAAGCTGCGCTTCCGCGCAGGATGCCGAGCGCAAGGGTATCCCGGCGCCGTCCGGCCACGTCTTCAAGACCATTATCTCCGGTTACGAGTTCCGCAGCAAGGAGACCCGCGCGTTGCAGGACGACGATCTCGAGAACCCGGGCTTCCTCGCCGTGGAGCGCGCCGCAGACCTCTGGAAGAAGGTCGAGGGCGCAGACGGCAAGTCCTGCATGAGCTGCCACGGCCAGGCTGAGGCGAGCATGAAGGGCGTCGGCGCCGCCATGCCGAAATGGGACGACAAGCTGAAGAAGCCGGTCAACCTGGAGCAGCGCATCAATATCTGCCGGACCGACCACATGAAGGCCGAGCCCTGGAAATTCAAATCCCAGGAGCTGACCGACATGACCGCCTTCGTGCGGTACCAGTCCCACGGCATGCCGGTGACCGTGAAGAGCGACGGCCTGATGTCGCCCTGGTTCGAGCGCGGCAAGCAGATCTACTACACGCGCTTTGGCCAGCTCGATCTCGCTTGCGAATCCTGCCACGAGCGCAACAACGGAAAGTTCATGCGCGCGGATTTTCTCAGCCAGGGCCAGACCAACGGATTTCCGACCTATCGGCTGCGCGACCAGCGCGTGGTGCCGCTGCATGAACGCTTCGAAGGCTGCATGTTCGACGTGCGCGCGGAGCCGTTCAAGCCATTGTCGGACGAGTTCCTCGCGCTCGAGCTCTACGTCGCGTGGCGCGGCATTGGGCTGCCGGTCGAGACGCCGTCGGTGCGCAACTGA
- the soxZ gene encoding thiosulfate oxidation carrier complex protein SoxZ has translation MADKPRIKLPKEAIKGEVIQIKTLVSHVMESGQRKDAQGKTIPRKIINKFACEFNGKPVFSCALEPAISANPYIQFDARVDEAGTFKFSWTDDDGTVIAAEEKISLKA, from the coding sequence ATGGCAGACAAACCGCGCATCAAGCTTCCCAAGGAAGCGATCAAGGGCGAAGTCATCCAGATCAAGACGCTGGTTTCGCACGTTATGGAGTCGGGCCAGCGCAAGGACGCGCAGGGCAAGACCATTCCTCGCAAGATCATCAACAAGTTTGCCTGCGAGTTCAACGGCAAGCCCGTGTTCTCCTGCGCGCTGGAGCCTGCAATCTCCGCCAATCCGTATATCCAGTTTGATGCCAGGGTGGACGAGGCCGGAACGTTCAAGTTCTCCTGGACGGACGACGACGGCACGGTGATCGCGGCCGAAGAGAAGATCTCGCTCAAGGCGTAA
- a CDS encoding SoxW family protein, with protein sequence MSPRTPTRRGLLALATGAAFAGRGAAAAELAVGEDGLYHEPWFLQSFLDLHEDLESAAAGGKRLAIMWELRGCPYCRETHLVNFADVGIANYIRDNFEVLQLNLVGSRKVTDFDREELAEKDLARKYGIRFTPTFQFFPPSADGLDAKDAMAREVTRAPGYLKPPHFLAMFRFVRERAYERGSFRDFLAANG encoded by the coding sequence ATGTCGCCGCGCACGCCGACGCGGCGCGGCCTCCTCGCGTTAGCAACCGGCGCGGCCTTCGCCGGTCGCGGCGCGGCGGCGGCCGAGCTCGCCGTCGGCGAAGACGGGCTCTATCACGAACCGTGGTTCTTGCAGAGCTTCCTCGATCTGCACGAGGATTTGGAGAGCGCTGCGGCCGGGGGCAAGCGCCTCGCCATCATGTGGGAGCTGCGCGGCTGTCCCTATTGCCGCGAGACGCATCTGGTGAATTTCGCCGATGTCGGAATCGCCAACTATATCCGCGACAATTTCGAGGTCTTGCAGTTGAACTTGGTCGGCTCGCGCAAGGTGACCGACTTCGACCGCGAGGAATTAGCGGAGAAGGATCTCGCCCGCAAATACGGCATCCGGTTCACGCCGACCTTTCAGTTCTTTCCGCCATCTGCCGACGGCCTCGATGCGAAGGACGCGATGGCGCGCGAAGTGACGCGGGCCCCCGGTTATCTCAAGCCGCCGCACTTCCTGGCGATGTTTCGCTTCGTGCGCGAACGTGCCTATGAGCGCGGCTCGTTCCGGGATTTTTTAGCTGCGAACGGCTGA
- the soxY gene encoding thiosulfate oxidation carrier protein SoxY produces MKAINRRQAFALGGGFVMLTLMPMAADAEVTNDAAKWIEKFTGGKQPAKGKISLDLPEIAENGNTVPLSINIESPMTAESYVKDVMIIADGNPNAGVATLSFTPLSGKAEASIRIRLAATQNVVAIAKMSDGALFTEQKTVKVTIGGCGG; encoded by the coding sequence ATGAAAGCCATCAATCGACGGCAGGCATTTGCGCTCGGAGGCGGCTTCGTCATGCTGACCCTGATGCCCATGGCTGCGGACGCGGAAGTGACCAACGACGCGGCAAAGTGGATCGAGAAATTCACCGGCGGCAAGCAGCCTGCCAAGGGCAAGATCTCGCTCGACCTGCCGGAGATTGCGGAGAACGGCAACACCGTGCCGCTGTCGATCAACATCGAGAGCCCGATGACCGCGGAGTCTTACGTCAAGGACGTGATGATCATCGCGGACGGCAACCCGAACGCCGGCGTCGCGACGCTGTCCTTCACGCCGCTGTCGGGCAAGGCCGAAGCTTCGATCCGGATCCGGCTCGCGGCCACGCAGAACGTGGTTGCGATCGCGAAGATGAGCGACGGCGCGCTGTTCACGGAGCAGAAGACCGTCAAGGTCACGATCGGCGGCTGCGGCGGCTAA